From the genome of Carboxydocella sporoproducens DSM 16521, one region includes:
- the amrS gene encoding AmmeMemoRadiSam system radical SAM enzyme, which yields MKEAQYWQREGEKIRCQLCPHYCLVADGQKGRCGVRENRGGKLYALNYGQIGALALDPVEKKPLFRFKPGSMILSVGTTGCNLDCAFCQNWELVSGRGGREEISPEELVALAENYRPVGNIGLAYTYSEPLMWFEFVLATAKLARGKGLANVLVSNGYINEAPWRELLPWLDAANIDIKGEKEFYRKLCKARPEPVWRAVELAVEAGVHVEITCLLVTDENDSPEQIEALARRLADLSSKIPLHLSRYFPRRSLTAPPTPLERMYEAQAIASRYLKYVYLGNLP from the coding sequence ATGAAAGAGGCTCAGTACTGGCAGAGGGAAGGGGAAAAAATCCGCTGCCAGTTATGTCCTCATTACTGTCTTGTGGCAGATGGACAAAAAGGTAGATGCGGAGTGAGAGAGAACAGAGGAGGCAAGCTTTATGCCCTCAATTATGGACAAATTGGGGCCCTGGCCCTGGACCCTGTCGAGAAAAAACCCCTTTTTCGCTTTAAACCGGGTAGCATGATTTTGTCAGTAGGAACAACGGGCTGTAACCTGGATTGCGCCTTTTGCCAGAACTGGGAACTGGTAAGCGGCAGGGGAGGCAGGGAGGAAATCAGTCCGGAAGAACTGGTGGCCCTGGCAGAAAACTACCGGCCAGTCGGGAATATTGGTCTGGCTTATACCTATTCCGAGCCCTTGATGTGGTTTGAGTTTGTCCTGGCTACGGCCAAATTGGCCCGGGGGAAAGGATTGGCAAATGTGCTGGTCAGCAATGGCTATATCAATGAAGCTCCCTGGCGGGAGCTGTTGCCCTGGCTGGATGCAGCTAACATTGATATTAAAGGAGAGAAAGAGTTCTACCGTAAGCTGTGTAAAGCCCGCCCGGAACCGGTGTGGCGTGCAGTAGAACTGGCGGTAGAGGCGGGGGTTCATGTGGAAATAACCTGTCTTTTGGTTACTGATGAAAACGACAGCCCGGAGCAGATCGAGGCGCTGGCAAGAAGGCTGGCAGATCTATCTTCTAAAATCCCACTTCATCTATCCCGCTATTTTCCCCGGCGCAGTTTAACAGCACCACCCACTCCGTTGGAGAGAATGTATGAGGCGCAAGCTATCGCCTCGCGCTATTTAAAATATGTTTATTTAGGTAACTTGCCCTGA
- a CDS encoding chemotaxis protein CheX — MQAELINPFIIAAREVLQQEIGSDVQIGQLSLDNHLLTSREVKVNIAMTGDVEGLIFYGLDQHQACQLASLMLGEPIGEFNEIVYSAVAEMGNVISGIATRELERAGYTTDISTPVVLVGEQAKINLVGLTYLVVQLTTAVGPLTLLVALRGVKNNC; from the coding sequence TTGCAAGCGGAGTTGATTAATCCTTTTATTATAGCTGCCAGAGAGGTTTTGCAACAGGAAATAGGCAGTGATGTACAGATAGGCCAGCTTAGTCTGGACAATCATCTCTTAACAAGCAGGGAAGTTAAGGTCAATATTGCCATGACCGGAGATGTAGAAGGCCTGATTTTTTATGGTCTGGACCAGCATCAGGCTTGCCAGCTGGCCAGCCTGATGCTGGGGGAGCCTATAGGTGAATTTAATGAAATAGTGTATAGTGCGGTGGCAGAAATGGGAAATGTGATTTCCGGCATAGCCACCCGGGAACTGGAAAGGGCAGGTTATACTACTGATATCAGTACCCCTGTCGTGCTGGTAGGAGAACAGGCCAAAATCAATTTGGTGGGCTTAACCTATCTGGTGGTGCAGCTAACTACTGCCGTTGGGCCCTTAACTTTGTTAGTAGCTTTGCGAGGAGTGAAAAATAATTGCTAA
- the argC gene encoding N-acetyl-gamma-glutamyl-phosphate reductase, with product MIKVGIVGATGYTGAELIRILQGHPEVKIEVLTSQSYAGQEIAQVFPQLSPLELPVLIEQEQDKLTEVDVAFLALPHGVSMPIAARLLSAGVKVIDLGADFRLKDAVAYQTWYGLEHSYPQLLAEAVYGLPELKREQIAAARLVANPGCYPTSILLALAPALKHGLLHLDTIIADSKSGVSGAGRGVSLGVHFSEVNENFKAYNVGQHRHTAEIEQELAVLAGKPLTITFTPHLVPMTRGILSTVYAKLRQNLEEEEIRAIYRDFYRGEPFVKVLEAGQYPQTKWCAGSNRAFIGLKKDARTGRLILVSAIDNLVKGASGQAVQNMNILFGLPETMGLEETGLWP from the coding sequence GTGATAAAAGTTGGTATTGTTGGTGCCACCGGTTATACTGGCGCAGAACTGATCAGAATCCTTCAGGGTCACCCGGAGGTAAAAATAGAGGTTTTAACCAGTCAAAGTTATGCAGGTCAGGAAATTGCCCAGGTGTTTCCTCAGCTTTCACCCTTAGAGCTACCGGTACTGATCGAGCAGGAACAGGACAAACTAACTGAGGTGGACGTGGCTTTTTTGGCCCTGCCCCATGGGGTTTCCATGCCCATTGCCGCCCGTTTGCTGTCAGCCGGGGTGAAGGTGATTGATTTAGGGGCAGACTTTCGCTTAAAAGATGCCGTGGCCTATCAAACCTGGTATGGGCTGGAACATTCATACCCGCAGTTGCTGGCTGAAGCAGTCTATGGCTTGCCGGAACTGAAACGGGAGCAGATAGCGGCTGCCCGGCTGGTGGCCAATCCCGGCTGTTATCCCACCAGCATTTTGCTGGCCCTGGCACCGGCACTGAAACATGGTCTGCTCCATCTCGATACCATAATCGCCGATAGCAAGTCCGGCGTATCCGGGGCTGGCCGGGGTGTGAGCCTGGGAGTGCACTTCAGTGAAGTTAACGAAAACTTTAAAGCCTATAATGTCGGGCAGCACCGGCATACGGCGGAAATCGAGCAGGAACTGGCGGTCCTGGCGGGAAAACCCCTGACCATCACTTTTACTCCCCATCTAGTACCCATGACACGGGGGATTTTGAGCACTGTCTATGCTAAGTTACGACAGAATCTGGAGGAAGAAGAGATCAGGGCTATCTACCGGGACTTTTACCGGGGAGAACCTTTTGTTAAGGTACTGGAGGCAGGTCAGTATCCCCAGACCAAGTGGTGTGCGGGAAGCAATCGGGCCTTTATTGGTTTGAAAAAAGATGCCCGCACCGGTCGTTTAATTCTGGTCTCTGCCATTGACAATCTGGTCAAAGGGGCCAGCGGGCAGGCAGTGCAAAATATGAATATCCTGTTTGGTTTGCCGGAAACCATGGGCTTAGAAGAAACAGGGTTGTGGCCATAG
- a CDS encoding DMT family transporter, giving the protein MALAGLIIATLAISSAGLWAKLATAHGLVIAFYRVFFAVILYLPLMVRHWREHNGEIKPKFWFWPVLAGIFLALHWSTWLQSFKYTSVAMATVLVATHPIFVLLGSRLWLGERLPSGSWSGIFLAILATAGLSWQQMQGTGGDLRGEMLALFSAVMVSAYFLIGRKCRQYLTALNYSFLVYSACALFLALAILFSPYSFTGYSGQDWLAFLALALFPTLLGHSLLMWALKFLPAGLISLTALSEPVGATLLAALFLHEVPSLEQGIWLGLLLLGIAWTVFASRQKMV; this is encoded by the coding sequence ATGGCGTTAGCAGGTTTGATTATCGCTACTCTGGCTATATCGTCAGCCGGGCTCTGGGCTAAACTGGCAACGGCCCATGGCCTGGTTATCGCTTTTTATCGGGTCTTTTTTGCTGTAATACTTTATCTGCCGCTGATGGTAAGGCACTGGCGGGAGCATAACGGAGAGATAAAGCCAAAGTTTTGGTTTTGGCCGGTACTGGCCGGAATTTTTTTAGCCCTGCACTGGAGTACCTGGTTGCAATCATTTAAATATACCTCGGTGGCAATGGCTACGGTACTGGTGGCTACCCATCCGATTTTTGTTCTCCTGGGGAGTCGACTCTGGCTGGGGGAGAGATTACCGTCCGGGAGCTGGTCTGGCATCTTTTTGGCTATTCTGGCTACTGCCGGTTTGAGCTGGCAGCAGATGCAAGGAACTGGCGGGGATTTACGGGGGGAAATGCTGGCTTTGTTTTCAGCGGTTATGGTATCAGCTTATTTTTTGATCGGGAGGAAATGTCGCCAGTACCTGACAGCACTGAATTACAGCTTTTTAGTTTATAGTGCCTGTGCCCTGTTTCTGGCTCTGGCCATTCTCTTTTCCCCTTATTCCTTTACCGGCTATTCCGGGCAGGACTGGCTGGCGTTCCTGGCGCTGGCTCTTTTTCCTACCCTGCTAGGACATAGCCTTTTGATGTGGGCGCTAAAATTTTTGCCAGCAGGACTGATTTCCCTTACCGCCCTGAGTGAACCGGTGGGAGCTACTCTGTTAGCGGCTCTGTTTTTACATGAGGTTCCTTCCCTTGAACAGGGGATATGGCTGGGCTTGTTATTGCTGGGGATTGCCTGGACAGTTTTTGCCAGCAGGCAAAAGATGGTATAG
- a CDS encoding M20 family metallopeptidase — translation MLKDTGERICTWLQENLSTWQDLSLAIHRHPELGYQEYFACKLLTEALAAGGFTVQKGIGEMETAFWAECQGKGTGPTLALLAEYDALPELGHACGHNIIGVAAVAAGLALARFRSEWSGRIAVIGTPAEETGGGKVILVQKGYFQAVDFAMMIHPADHFCAQVTSTAMDAIEYVFYGKPAHAAASPQEGISALEGVIQLFNNINALRPYLPDGVRINGIITEGGIAPNIVPERAVARFYIRAKQRNYLNTLVEKVHNCARGAALATGCKVEWHNFELSYDEMCTNQTMARIFEQKLRYLGVEQIRSGREGMGSLDMGNVSQVVPAIHPYVAIGSLGLTAHTQEFAQAAGGPGGLNGLLLGAQAMALTALEILNKPALQKQIRSEFENRGSCS, via the coding sequence TTGCTAAAGGATACCGGGGAAAGAATTTGTACATGGTTGCAGGAAAATCTTAGTACCTGGCAGGATTTAAGCCTGGCTATTCACCGCCATCCAGAACTGGGCTACCAGGAGTACTTTGCCTGTAAATTGTTAACTGAGGCATTGGCTGCTGGTGGCTTTACCGTACAAAAAGGCATAGGTGAGATGGAAACCGCCTTTTGGGCCGAATGCCAGGGCAAGGGGACCGGGCCAACCCTGGCTTTGCTGGCGGAATATGATGCTTTGCCGGAACTGGGCCATGCCTGTGGCCATAATATAATCGGGGTAGCAGCAGTAGCAGCAGGTCTTGCTCTGGCCCGCTTTCGGTCAGAGTGGTCGGGACGGATCGCAGTAATAGGTACACCGGCGGAAGAAACCGGGGGCGGAAAGGTGATTCTGGTACAGAAGGGTTATTTTCAGGCCGTGGATTTTGCTATGATGATTCATCCGGCTGACCATTTTTGTGCCCAGGTTACATCAACGGCGATGGATGCGATTGAGTATGTTTTTTACGGCAAACCAGCCCATGCTGCGGCCAGTCCCCAGGAAGGAATCAGTGCCCTGGAAGGGGTTATTCAACTATTCAATAATATTAATGCACTGCGTCCCTATTTACCCGATGGGGTAAGGATCAATGGCATTATCACAGAAGGGGGCATAGCTCCCAATATTGTTCCGGAACGGGCAGTGGCGCGGTTTTATATTCGAGCCAAACAGAGAAACTACCTCAATACCCTGGTGGAGAAGGTACATAACTGCGCCCGGGGAGCAGCCCTGGCTACTGGCTGCAAGGTGGAATGGCATAATTTTGAATTATCCTATGATGAGATGTGTACTAATCAGACCATGGCCCGTATTTTTGAGCAAAAGTTACGCTATCTGGGAGTGGAACAGATACGTTCAGGACGGGAAGGCATGGGTTCCCTGGATATGGGCAATGTCAGCCAGGTAGTACCGGCTATTCATCCCTATGTAGCCATAGGGTCACTGGGGCTAACAGCTCATACCCAGGAATTTGCTCAGGCGGCGGGTGGACCGGGGGGCTTAAATGGATTGCTGCTGGGCGCACAGGCAATGGCTTTAACAGCACTGGAAATCTTAAACAAGCCTGCCTTGCAAAAACAGATTCGTAGTGAGTTTGAAAACCGGGGTTCCTGCTCATAA
- the cwlD gene encoding N-acetylmuramoyl-L-alanine amidase CwlD → MRVIYFRWRSLVSVLALLLIATGMGLYLGEKNRQEEILVMAPLLAGKMIILDPGHGGYDPGAKGKNGGVEKEITLAVSQRLALALAQSGAGVLMTRNGDYDLAPEDVDSLSLRKQLDLKKRVEIAESAKADLLLSIHVNAFPSEKWYGAQTFYQGGDARSKQLAEAIQSELQRITGTRRVAKTADIFTNRVSSMPSVTVEIGFISNPQEEKLMMDPDYQNKVAWAIYCGILQYYTKINQTEVQR, encoded by the coding sequence ATGCGGGTAATCTATTTTCGCTGGCGTTCACTGGTGAGTGTACTGGCACTTCTGTTGATAGCCACTGGTATGGGGCTGTATCTAGGGGAGAAAAATAGGCAAGAGGAAATACTGGTTATGGCGCCATTACTGGCTGGAAAAATGATAATACTGGACCCAGGCCATGGCGGGTATGACCCCGGAGCCAAAGGGAAAAATGGCGGGGTTGAAAAGGAGATAACCCTGGCGGTGAGTCAGCGACTGGCACTGGCGCTGGCTCAGTCCGGGGCAGGAGTCCTGATGACCAGAAACGGTGATTATGACCTGGCCCCTGAGGATGTGGATTCTCTCAGCTTGAGAAAACAGCTGGATTTAAAGAAAAGGGTCGAAATTGCTGAATCCGCAAAAGCAGATCTGCTCCTCAGTATTCATGTTAATGCCTTTCCTTCAGAAAAATGGTATGGGGCCCAGACCTTCTATCAAGGGGGGGATGCCAGGAGCAAACAGCTGGCAGAAGCAATTCAGAGTGAACTGCAACGAATAACCGGTACCCGACGGGTGGCAAAAACTGCTGATATTTTCACCAACCGGGTGTCATCAATGCCATCAGTTACCGTGGAAATTGGCTTTATATCCAATCCGCAAGAGGAAAAACTAATGATGGACCCGGATTACCAGAATAAAGTAGCCTGGGCTATTTACTGTGGCATTTTGCAATATTATACTAAAATTAACCAGACTGAGGTACAGAGGTGA
- a CDS encoding polysaccharide deacetylase family protein, with translation MKRRYWMVLTFLLVYLVWRVLQPQLMQAMASAHLLGRIVISAHTQGEKLVALTFDDGPDPRFTPQILDILQQYRVPATFFVIGQAAQDHRDLLEREIAEGHEIANHTFSHQDMVAMNEQQIALEIDMTNSLLERITGKVPDYFRPPRGRFDWRLIEACELRGLRIVLWTVGIENHTTRTPEAMADRVVAKVYPGAIILGHDGRLNRIKTVQALPLIITRLRAQGYRFVTLSQLLDTEKEIRNGEELWR, from the coding sequence ATGAAAAGACGCTACTGGATGGTTTTAACTTTTTTGCTGGTTTACCTGGTCTGGCGGGTCTTGCAACCCCAGCTGATGCAGGCTATGGCCAGTGCCCATCTGCTGGGAAGGATAGTGATTTCTGCCCATACCCAGGGGGAGAAGCTGGTTGCTCTGACCTTTGATGATGGTCCTGATCCCCGTTTTACTCCGCAAATACTGGACATCCTTCAGCAATATCGCGTTCCTGCTACTTTTTTTGTCATTGGTCAGGCGGCACAGGATCACCGGGACCTGCTGGAACGGGAAATAGCTGAAGGACATGAGATAGCCAACCATACTTTTAGCCATCAGGATATGGTGGCGATGAATGAGCAACAAATTGCTCTGGAAATAGATATGACCAATTCTCTGCTGGAGCGTATCACCGGTAAAGTGCCGGACTACTTTCGGCCGCCCCGGGGACGGTTTGACTGGCGGCTGATCGAAGCCTGTGAGCTCAGAGGACTGAGGATTGTTCTCTGGACAGTGGGCATTGAAAATCACACGACCAGAACACCTGAGGCAATGGCAGACCGGGTAGTGGCTAAAGTTTATCCCGGGGCGATTATCCTGGGGCATGATGGCCGTCTGAACCGAATCAAAACGGTGCAGGCTTTGCCGCTCATTATCACCAGACTGCGGGCCCAGGGCTATCGCTTTGTTACTTTGAGTCAGTTGCTAGATACTGAGAAAGAGATAAGAAATGGGGAGGAGTTATGGCGTTAG
- the amrA gene encoding AmmeMemoRadiSam system protein A, giving the protein MNNIVYVGLSPHPPIIIPAIGKEELTKVEATVTGMKKWADEVRRAEPDAIVLISPHGTVFSDAITIRKGERVQGNLADFGAPQVKADWPVDLNLLEAIGLMAYREQVNVVSLDREEMQRLGAKWELDHGAIVPLWYLQEAGLDCALVSVNMGLLAVEELYAFGLAVQRAAGLLGRRVAVIASGDLSHRLTPDAPSGFAPEGKEFDRRIKENLELLQIEEILRLPEELVEKAGECGLRPLIMALGALDGLDAQCEIFSYEGPFGVGYLVCGFKPQGPNPERELQEKLIDRREEEIAARRARESYPVKLARRSLEYYLRNGEILDKPKDLPPELEKAAGVFVSIKKHGQLRGCIGTTEPTQPTIAEEIIHNAIAAGTRDPRFWPVEEEELSQLLYSVDILNPAERVNSLADLDPRQYGVIVRKGRSSGLLLPDLPGVDTVEEQLRIAKQKAGINPMDQDVEIWRFTVTRYL; this is encoded by the coding sequence TTGAACAATATTGTTTATGTTGGGCTCAGCCCTCATCCCCCTATTATCATTCCGGCCATAGGTAAGGAAGAGCTGACTAAAGTAGAGGCTACCGTAACAGGTATGAAAAAATGGGCTGATGAGGTGCGTAGGGCTGAACCGGATGCGATTGTACTCATTTCCCCCCATGGGACAGTTTTCAGTGATGCTATTACTATCCGCAAGGGGGAAAGAGTACAGGGAAATCTGGCGGATTTTGGTGCTCCGCAAGTCAAGGCAGACTGGCCGGTAGATTTGAATTTACTGGAGGCTATTGGCCTGATGGCATACCGGGAGCAGGTGAATGTCGTTTCTCTGGACCGGGAGGAAATGCAGCGGCTAGGTGCTAAATGGGAACTGGACCACGGTGCAATCGTTCCTCTGTGGTACTTGCAGGAAGCGGGGCTGGACTGCGCTCTGGTTTCAGTTAACATGGGTCTACTGGCGGTAGAGGAACTGTACGCCTTTGGGCTGGCGGTGCAACGGGCAGCAGGATTGCTGGGCCGCAGGGTTGCGGTAATTGCCAGTGGGGATTTATCCCATCGACTGACACCAGATGCTCCTTCTGGCTTTGCCCCTGAGGGCAAAGAATTTGACCGGCGCATTAAAGAGAATCTGGAGTTATTACAAATTGAGGAAATTCTGCGTTTGCCTGAAGAGCTGGTGGAAAAGGCAGGGGAGTGTGGCTTGCGGCCCTTAATTATGGCTTTGGGAGCGCTGGATGGCCTGGATGCTCAGTGTGAGATTTTCAGCTATGAAGGCCCCTTTGGAGTAGGATATCTAGTCTGTGGTTTTAAGCCTCAGGGACCCAATCCGGAGCGGGAACTGCAGGAAAAATTGATTGACCGCAGGGAAGAGGAAATTGCTGCCCGTCGGGCCCGGGAAAGCTATCCGGTAAAGCTGGCTCGCCGTTCTCTGGAATACTATCTGAGAAATGGAGAGATTCTGGACAAACCCAAAGATTTGCCTCCAGAACTGGAAAAGGCTGCTGGTGTGTTTGTTTCCATAAAGAAACATGGACAGCTGCGTGGCTGCATTGGCACAACCGAGCCTACCCAGCCTACTATTGCCGAGGAGATTATTCATAATGCCATTGCGGCAGGAACCAGGGACCCCCGGTTCTGGCCGGTAGAGGAAGAGGAATTGAGTCAATTGCTATATTCCGTAGATATTCTTAACCCGGCAGAACGGGTTAATTCCCTGGCCGATCTGGATCCCCGCCAGTATGGTGTGATAGTTCGCAAAGGCCGAAGTAGCGGCCTGCTTTTGCCTGATTTGCCAGGGGTGGACACAGTAGAAGAACAGCTGCGGATTGCCAAGCAAAAAGCAGGCATTAACCCGATGGATCAGGATGTAGAGATCTGGCGCTTTACTGTAACCCGCTACCTGTAG
- a CDS encoding SDH family Clp fold serine proteinase: MATILNLLWLVFMIMALVPMFNQRRLELQRVRLMREIELKRGSRLITLIHRQESINLLGIPISRFINIEDSEQVLRAIRLTPEDMPIDLVLHTPGGLVLASEQIASALSRHKAKVTVFIPHYAMSGGTMLALSADEIVMDENAVLGPVDPQIGQYPAASVIKVVEEKGKEHCKDETLILADIARKAMNQVETKLKEILADKFQPERAAELAKIFSEGRWTHDYPISYEQLRELGLPVSTAMPREIYELMEYYPQPPQRRPSVQYIPLPYFEDTRKTR; encoded by the coding sequence ATGGCTACTATCCTTAATTTGCTCTGGCTGGTTTTTATGATTATGGCACTGGTGCCCATGTTCAATCAGCGGCGCCTGGAGTTGCAGCGTGTGCGTTTAATGCGGGAAATTGAGTTAAAAAGGGGTTCTCGTTTGATCACCCTTATTCATCGTCAGGAATCCATTAACCTGCTGGGCATACCGATTTCACGTTTTATCAATATTGAGGACTCAGAGCAAGTTTTGCGGGCGATCCGGCTTACACCCGAAGATATGCCCATAGACCTGGTTCTGCACACACCAGGGGGCTTAGTACTGGCCTCAGAGCAAATTGCTTCAGCTTTAAGCAGGCACAAAGCCAAAGTAACAGTATTTATACCCCATTATGCCATGTCAGGGGGGACGATGCTGGCATTATCGGCAGACGAAATCGTGATGGATGAAAATGCGGTCCTGGGCCCGGTGGATCCCCAGATCGGTCAGTACCCGGCTGCCTCTGTTATTAAGGTAGTAGAGGAAAAAGGGAAGGAACATTGTAAAGACGAGACCCTAATTCTGGCCGATATTGCCAGAAAGGCAATGAATCAGGTGGAGACCAAGCTCAAGGAAATTCTGGCCGATAAGTTTCAGCCTGAGCGGGCAGCGGAACTAGCGAAAATTTTCAGTGAAGGTCGCTGGACTCATGATTATCCTATTTCTTATGAACAGTTACGGGAACTGGGGTTACCAGTCTCCACGGCCATGCCCCGGGAAATTTATGAACTGATGGAGTACTATCCTCAACCGCCTCAGCGTCGTCCTTCTGTACAGTACATTCCCCTGCCATACTTTGAAGACACCCGTAAAACCAGGTAA
- a CDS encoding alpha/beta-type small acid-soluble spore protein, whose amino-acid sequence MARRKRKDPVTEAALKQLKFEVAQELGIPLNEEDNGDLTTRQVGKIGGTMVKRLIELGQRALVAEYEARQRRSQMRLVHAQRRPQLAAQALGVQRLRAVR is encoded by the coding sequence ATGGCACGCCGAAAGCGCAAGGACCCGGTTACCGAAGCGGCCCTCAAACAATTGAAGTTTGAAGTGGCTCAGGAGTTGGGAATTCCTCTGAATGAGGAGGATAACGGGGACCTGACTACCAGACAGGTAGGGAAAATCGGCGGTACCATGGTTAAACGGCTGATTGAACTTGGTCAGCGGGCGCTGGTGGCAGAATATGAGGCGCGGCAGCGGCGGTCGCAAATGCGGCTGGTTCATGCCCAGCGGCGGCCTCAACTGGCTGCACAGGCCCTGGGGGTGCAGCGGCTCCGGGCGGTTCGCTAG
- the argJ gene encoding bifunctional glutamate N-acetyltransferase/amino-acid acetyltransferase ArgJ, which produces MRDCPGGVCAPRGYQAAGVAAGIKKRDSDKKDVAVIISQAPAIVAGVFTTNKVQAAPVLWSKEVVNRGQARAIVANSGNANACTGEQGLADARAMATQVAALSGGEITAEEVIVASTGVIGVPLPMDVVESGIARAWAQLNPEGSGDAAAAIMTTDTFAKETAVEIEIAGQPVRVGGIAKGSGMIHPNMATMLAFITTDARVDGAAWQALLKEAVDQTFNMVTVDGDTSTNDMVVALANGLAGPESALAPGQPGWEELTLAVTEVCRRLAIAIARDGEGATRLLTVEVTGAISLAAARLAARTIAGSSLVKSAIFGADANWGRIMAALGYSGAEFDPQAVSISFRAGEKSLLVFQEGAPVPFAEEEARALLAEKEVTIAVDLAQGRERATAWGCDLTYDYVRINADYRT; this is translated from the coding sequence ATGCGGGATTGTCCAGGAGGAGTATGCGCGCCCCGGGGCTATCAGGCGGCCGGGGTAGCGGCAGGGATAAAAAAGCGGGATAGTGACAAAAAAGATGTGGCAGTGATCATCAGTCAGGCCCCGGCTATAGTAGCCGGGGTGTTCACCACCAATAAAGTGCAGGCGGCACCTGTCCTGTGGTCAAAGGAAGTGGTTAACCGTGGCCAGGCGCGGGCCATTGTGGCCAACAGCGGTAATGCCAATGCCTGTACCGGGGAACAGGGCCTGGCGGATGCTAGAGCGATGGCAACTCAGGTAGCGGCTCTGAGTGGTGGGGAAATAACTGCTGAAGAGGTGATTGTAGCCTCTACTGGAGTAATCGGGGTGCCTTTACCCATGGATGTAGTTGAAAGCGGGATTGCCCGGGCCTGGGCTCAACTCAACCCGGAGGGCAGTGGTGACGCTGCTGCAGCTATTATGACCACTGATACCTTTGCCAAGGAAACGGCAGTGGAAATAGAAATTGCCGGTCAACCGGTGCGTGTAGGGGGGATTGCCAAAGGGTCGGGGATGATTCATCCCAATATGGCAACCATGCTGGCCTTTATCACCACTGATGCCCGGGTGGATGGGGCAGCCTGGCAAGCTTTGCTCAAGGAAGCGGTGGACCAGACCTTCAATATGGTTACCGTCGATGGCGATACCAGTACCAATGACATGGTAGTTGCCCTGGCCAATGGCCTGGCCGGGCCTGAGTCGGCCCTGGCCCCGGGGCAGCCGGGCTGGGAAGAGCTGACTCTGGCAGTAACGGAAGTTTGTCGCCGCCTGGCCATCGCTATTGCCCGCGATGGGGAAGGGGCTACCAGATTGCTGACTGTTGAGGTAACAGGGGCAATTTCCCTGGCGGCAGCCCGGCTGGCGGCCAGAACGATTGCCGGTTCCAGTCTGGTGAAAAGCGCTATCTTCGGCGCTGATGCCAACTGGGGACGGATTATGGCCGCTCTGGGTTATTCCGGTGCGGAATTTGACCCCCAGGCAGTTTCCATTAGTTTCCGGGCCGGGGAAAAGAGTTTACTGGTATTCCAGGAAGGTGCACCGGTGCCTTTTGCGGAAGAGGAAGCCCGGGCTCTGCTGGCAGAAAAAGAAGTGACCATCGCAGTAGATCTGGCGCAGGGGAGAGAAAGGGCCACCGCCTGGGGCTGTGACTTAACCTATGATTATGTCAGGATCAATGCTGATTATCGGACCTAA
- a CDS encoding type II toxin-antitoxin system VapC family toxin, producing the protein METQLWKTAADVKINIKKISIPDCFAIALAKRINAPVVTADHKEFIPVKEKKICEVIFFFGILVCT; encoded by the coding sequence ATGGAAACGCAACTATGGAAGACTGCTGCGGATGTAAAAATAAATATAAAAAAAATCTCTATTCCTGATTGCTTCGCAATTGCGTTAGCAAAACGCATAAATGCTCCTGTGGTAACGGCAGATCATAAAGAGTTTATTCCAGTAAAAGAGAAAAAAATATGTGAAGTTATTTTTTTTTTCGGGATCCTGGTGTGCACTTAA